Proteins encoded in a region of the Tripterygium wilfordii isolate XIE 37 chromosome 21, ASM1340144v1, whole genome shotgun sequence genome:
- the LOC119987681 gene encoding MDIS1-interacting receptor like kinase 2-like, translated as MNMHCSFLNTSSYLYNASTTVKRRRAEMGVGLMMHSSFTVFNYKKSNPVCKTFSSKPCFLRQHFPSPKIRCKKRNFLFFAISSRKNASLGSFYMVFVIRVSSDGSKERDLKQTDFDFGIERVFFKGRDRNSMAKSSLDKSLYIVLVFPLFVLLHDSLCVASSKSNEQAEALLKWKASLPLKNQSSLTSWIVPPNNATILEPCTWDGIYCKDGSVSRISLANSGIVGTLHEFPFSSLRNLAYLYLSSNKLYGSIPSQVSQLTKLIYLDLSYNQLSGNIPPEIGLLTHLEGLELGYNGLNGSITQEVGKLKSLKELSLFSNNLEGPIPTFLENCSNMTYLDLHNNLLTGSIPPTFGKLKRLTMISLSKNQISGPIPKSLGGLTKLTHLLLHSNHLSGSIPKELGNLFSLVYLELDKNKLNGSVPGSIGKLKSLGEMRLNDNRLSGLIPPEFGSITDLWHLDLSSNKFGYPIPQELGNLINLIYLSLSNNLLIGDIPSSISGLKNVENLNLSHNKLSGGIPESFSGMPKLSSIDVSYNKLQGPIPYSKAIEDAGFKALRGNEKLCGDIEGLQSCRIDDSIDVEHSYTFTFNKFIVILLPLLGVLLLVFAVTGIFIIRRKRKKDPQA; from the exons AtgaacatgcattgtagttTCCTAAATACATCTTCATACCTGTACAATGCATCAACAACTGTCAAGAGAAGACGTGCTGAGATGGGAGTAGGCCTCATGATGCATTCCTCATTCACAGTCTTCAATTACAAGAAATCCAATCCGGTTTGTAAAACCTTCAGTAGCAAGCCCTGTTTTTTGAGACAGCATTTTCCTTCACCAAAAATTCGATGCAAGAAGAGGAATTTCCTCTTCTTTGCTATTTCTTCAAGGAAAAATGCAAG TTTAGGATCATTTTACATGGTATTTGTTATTCGGGTCTCCTCTGATGGCTCCAAAGAGAGGGACTTGAAGCAGACAGACTTTGACTTTGGCATAGAGAGAGTCTTCTTT AAGGGCAGAGACAGAAACTCCATGGCAAAATCAAGCTTGGATAAGTCACTCTACATTGTTCTTGTTTTCCCCTTGTTTGTTTTGTTACATGACTCCCTCTGTGTTGCTTCTTCCAAGTCTAACGAACAAGCTGAAGCTCTTCTCAAATGGAAAGCCAGTCTTCCACTCAAAAACCAGTCTAGCCTAACTTCATGGATTGTTCCTCCTAATAATGCCACTATTTTGGAACCATGCACTTGGGATGGAATTTATTGTAAAGATGGAAGTGTTTCCAGAATCAGCCTTGCAAATTCAGGTATTGTTGGCACACTCCATGAATTTCCGTTCTCATCCCTACGTAACCTTGCATATCTCTATCTTAGCTCCAATAAACTCTATGGTTCCATACCATCTCAAGTTAGTCAGCTTACCAAGCTCATTTATCTTGACTTGTCATATAATCAGTTGTCTGGAAATATTCCACCTGAAATTGGCCTATTAACTCATCTTGAGGGCCTGGAACTCGGATACAATGGCCTGAACGGTTCAATCACTCAAGAAGTAGGCAAGTTAAAGTCTCTCAAAGAGCTTTCTTTGTTCAGCAACAATCTAGAGGGACCGATTCCAACTTTTTTGGAAAACTGTAGTAACATGACCTATTTGGATCTCCATAACAATTTGCTAACTGGTTCTATCCCTCCTACTTTTGGAAAATTGAAAAGACTAACAATGATTTCACTATCCAAAAACCAAATTTCCGGCCCAATTCCAAAATCATTGGGTGGTCTCACAAAACTCACCCATCTTTTGCTTCACAGTAATCATCTATCTGGATCCATTCCCAAGGAATTAGGAAATTTATTTTCGCTTGTTTATCTAGAGTTGGACAAAAATAAACTCAACGGTTCAGTTCCGGGTTCCATTGGAAAATTGAAAAGCTTAGGGGAGATGCGCCTGAATGACAACAGACTTTCTGGATTGATTCCTCCAGAATTTGGATCAATCACCGACCTTTGGCATCTGGACCTGTCCTCAAATAAATTTGGTTACCCAATCCCACAGGAGCTAGGAAACTTGATTAATCTCATCTACTTGAGTTTGAGCAATAACTTGCTCATTGGTGATATACCATCAAGCATTAGTGGATTGAAAAATGTGGAGAATCTGAATCTCTCCCATAATAAGCTTTCCGGTGGCATTCCAGAAAGCTTCAGCGGTATGCCGAAATTGTCGTCCATTGACGTCTCTTACAACAAGTTGCAAGGTCCTATACCATACAGTAAAGCAATTGAAGATGCAGGCTTCAAAGCATTGCGAGGGAACGAAAAATTGTGCGGCGACATTGAAGGACTGCAATCTTGTAGAATTGATGATAGTATTGATGTGGAACACAGCTACACTTT
- the LOC119987682 gene encoding probable leucine-rich repeat receptor-like protein kinase At1g35710, with translation MAKSSMDKSFSLVLVFAFFVLLHHSLCLASSKSNEEAEVLLKWKASLQFKNQSRLTSWTYSPNNATSLEPCTWLGISCEDGSVSRISLAYSGIAGTLREFPFSSFHNLAYLNLSSNQLHGPIPPQMSHLTKLSSLDLSNNGLSGNIPPEIGLLTHLEVRRLGYNRLNGSIAYEFPFSSLRNLTYLYLSSNELHGSLPSQISELTNLIDLDLSNNKLSGNIPPEIGLLTHLECLGLGYNRLNGSITLEIGKLKSLKELSFNSNNLGGPIPTSLGNLSNMTNLDLSNNSLNGSIPSSPGKLKSLDHMLLNDNRLSGFIPPEFGSITHLSVLDLSSNNFSNSIPKELGNLSGLQYLSLMNNQLSQEIPITLMNLHELFLLYLSNNLLIGHIPPSISDLKYEYLNLSHNRLSGGIPRGFNNMPRLSIVDLSYNNLQGRIPYRKVYQYEAFQGNKRLCGTLLLVFAVTAIFIIIRRRKKDPQAEESNAYDKCLSWISSAFDGRIMYEDIIKATNDFNATYRIGRGGFGIVYKAQLPSAGIVATKKFHSPADGEHAFQKEFLNEIKALLEIKHRNVVKLHGFCSNARHSFLVYEYLEGGSLASHLRREETAKELDWSKRLNIVKGVARALCYLHHDCLPPIVHRDISSSNVLLDSKFEAHVSDFGTAKLLKTDSSNWSKIAGTYGYIAPVEVIKGEHPGDIIESLLSTRAEQNMVVKDVLDHRLPPPSLAVKYEIKYSSENIKLTSTYALSAQSSPLVMASLKSILDQALIKSMLATVSNPEDALIIQLLQVSAGGFSWNTNFIREEQDWEVVTFTNIWSLVYSAKINLCWKILAAFPTPTPTPSPTHHRAFSAFQDLPRLTVLKHV, from the exons ATGGCCAAATCAAGCATGGATAAGTCATTCTCCCTTGTTCTTGTTTTCGCCTTCTTTGTTTTGTTACATCACTCACTCTGTCTTGCTTCTTCCAAGTCTAACGAAGAAGCCGAAGTTCTTCTCAAATGGAAAGCCAGTCTTCAATTCAAAAATCAGTCTAGACTAACTTCATGGACTTATTCTCCAAATAATGCCACTAGTTTGGAACCATGCACTTGGCTTGGAATTTCTTGTGAAGATGGAAGTGTTTCCAGAATCAGCCTCGCATATTCAGGTATTGCTGGTACACTCCGCGAATTTCCATTCTCATCCTTCCATAATCTTGCATATCTCAATCTTAGCTCCAATCAACTTCATGGTCCCATACCACCACAAATGAGTCATCTTACGAAGCTCAGTTCTCTTGACTTGTCAAATAATGGGTTATCTGGAAATATCCCACCTGAAATTGGCCTATTAACTCATCTTGAGGTTCGGCGGCTGGGATACAATCGCCTGAATGGTTCAATCGCCTATGAATTTCCATTCTCATCCCTCCGTAATCTTACGTATCTTTATCTTAGCTCCAATGAACTCCACGGTTCCTTACCATCTCAAATTAGTGAGCTTACCAACCTCATTGATCTTGACTTGTCAAATAATAAGTTATCTGGAAATATCCCACCTGAAATTGGCCTATTAACTCATCTCGAGTGTCTGGGACTCGGATACAATCGCCTGAACGGTTCAATCACTCTAGAAATAGGCAAGTTAAAGTCTCTCAAAGAGCTTTCTTTTAACAGCAACAACCTAGGGGGACCgattccaacttctttgggaAACTTGAGTAACATGACCAATTTGGATCTCTCTAACAATTCGCTAAATGGTTCTATCCCTTCAAGTCCTGGAAAATTGAAAAGCTTAGACCATATGCTCCTGAATGACAACAGACTTTCTGGATTCATTCCTCCAGAATTTGGATCAATCACTCACCTTAGCGTTCTGGACCTGTCCTCAAATAATTTCAGCAACTCAATCCCAAAGGAGCTTGGAAACTTGAGTGGTCTACAATACTTGAGTTTGATGAATAACCAGCTCAGCCAAGAAATTCCTATTACATTGATGAATCTACATGAGCTTTTTCTGCTATATTTGAGTAATAACTTGCTCATTGGTCATATACCACCAAGCATTAGTGATTTGAAATACGAGTATTTGAATCTCTCCCATAATAGACTCTCCGGTGGCATTCCAAGAGGCTTCAACAATATGCCTAGGCTGTCAATTGTTGACCTATCTTACAACAATTTACAGGGTCGTATACCATACAGAAAAGTTTATCAATATGAAGCATTCCAAGGAAACAAAAGATTGTGTG GAACACTTTTACTTGTATTTGCAGTCACTGcaattttcatcatcatcagaaggagaaaaaaagatcCTCAAGCTGAAGAGAGCAATGCATATGATAAATGTTTGTCTTGGATATCATCAGCCTTTGATGGAAGAATCATGTACGAAGATATCATTAAAGCAACAAATGATTTCAATGCCACATATCGCATTGGAAGAGGGGGATTTGGAATAGTCTACAAAGCACAATTGCCTTCAGCTGGCATTGTGGCCACAAAGAAATTTCACTCACCAGCTGATGGGGAGCATGCATTCCAAAAGGAGTTCTTGAATGAGATAAAGGCATTATTGGAGATAAAGCATCGAAACGTTGTGAAACTTCATGGGTTTTGCTCAAATGCCCGACACTCTTTTTTGGTCTATGAGTATCTTGAAGGGGGTAGCTTGGCCTCACATctaagaagagaagaaacagcCAAAGAATTAGATTGGAGTAAAAGATTGAATATTGTTAAAGGTGTGGCCCGAGCCCTCTGTTACTTGCACCATGATTGCTTACCACCGATTGTCCACCGAGACATATCGAGCAGCAATGTTTTACTGGATTCTAAGTTCGAGGCTCATGTATCAGACTTTGGCACTGCTAAGCTTCTAAAGACCGATTCCTCAAATTGGTCTAAAATTGCAGGCACCTATGGTTATATTGCACCAG TGGAAGTGATCAAAGGAGAGCATCCAGGTGACATCATTGAGTCTCTATTGTCTACTCGGGCAGAGCAGAATATGGTAGTGAAAGATGTTTTGGACCATCGCCTTCCACCTCCGTCGCTCGCAGTTAAGTATGAAATCAAA TATTCAAGTGAAAACATCAAACTCACTTCGACATACGCCTTGTCTGCACAATCAAGTCCTCTGGTGATGGCTTCACTGAAGTCAATACTTGATCAAGCATTGATCAAGTCAATGCTTGCTACTGTTAGCAACCCAGAAGATGCTTTAATTATCCAATTACTTCAAGTCTCTGCTGGAGGCTTTTCTTGGAATACCAACTTCATTCGTGAGGAACAAGATTGGGAAGTGGTGACTTTCACAAACATCTGGAGCCTTGTCTATAGTGCAAAGATCAATCTTTGTTGGAAG ATATTGGCTGCTTTCCCAACTCCAACTCCAACTCCAAGTCCAACCCATCACAGGGCTTTCAGTGCATTTCAAGACCTTCCAAGGCTCACCGTTTTAAAACACGTCTAA